A part of Campylobacter concisus genomic DNA contains:
- a CDS encoding amino acid ABC transporter ATP-binding protein, whose protein sequence is MIEIKNLNKSYGDLRVLNDISVDIKKGEVIAIIGPSGGGKSTFLRCINRLEEPDSGHIKINGEDILDKKSDINKIRQKVSMVFQHFNLFANKNVLQNLTLAPIKAGILDKASAEKRADELLKSVGLSDKKFAYPHKLSGGQKQRIAIARSLAMEPEVILFDEPTSALDPEMIGEVLDIMKDVAARGITMLVVTHEMGFARNVANRIFFMDKGKIAVDDTPKNVFTNPQHERLKEFLGKILNH, encoded by the coding sequence ATGATTGAGATTAAAAATTTAAATAAAAGTTATGGCGATTTGCGAGTTTTAAATGATATTAGCGTAGATATAAAAAAGGGTGAAGTTATAGCGATAATTGGTCCAAGTGGTGGCGGTAAAAGTACGTTTTTACGTTGTATAAACCGCCTTGAGGAGCCAGATAGCGGGCACATAAAGATAAATGGCGAAGATATTTTAGATAAAAAATCAGATATAAATAAAATTCGCCAAAAAGTGAGCATGGTTTTTCAGCACTTTAATCTTTTTGCAAATAAAAACGTCTTGCAAAATTTAACTCTAGCCCCTATAAAAGCGGGAATTTTAGATAAAGCAAGTGCAGAAAAAAGAGCCGATGAGTTGCTAAAAAGTGTTGGGCTAAGTGATAAGAAATTTGCCTATCCGCACAAACTATCAGGCGGACAGAAGCAACGTATCGCGATCGCTAGAAGCCTAGCGATGGAGCCAGAAGTGATACTTTTTGACGAGCCGACAAGTGCGCTTGATCCTGAGATGATCGGAGAGGTGCTTGATATTATGAAAGATGTTGCCGCAAGGGGCATAACGATGCTTGTGGTGACCCATGAGATGGGCTTTGCAAGAAATGTGGCAAATAGAATTTTCTTTATGGATAAAGGCAAAATCGCAGTTGATGATACACCGAAAAATGTCTTTACAAATCCGCAACATGAGCGCTTAAAAGAGTTTTTAGGCAAAATTTTAAATCATTAA
- a CDS encoding amino acid ABC transporter permease → MKAQNLAKFLFFIIIVSLGAYFFYPRDLSEAQEIAYIKSYGVTLGLTIGGIAIGITLGFTLAFIKFLNIKVLDFIIDEYIDILRGTPVILQLLIFSVVIFATWSDNFYVALIALGLNSSAYVAEIVRSGINSVDKGQMEAARAMGLNYYVSMREIVFPQATKNILPALANEFISLFKETSVVGYISVVDITMQSKSLQAVFYSPEPVIFTGIVYYVSVKFFTLLTKLLERRLNRHD, encoded by the coding sequence TTGAAGGCTCAAAATTTAGCTAAATTTCTATTTTTTATAATTATCGTTTCACTTGGAGCATATTTTTTCTATCCAAGAGATCTTAGTGAGGCTCAAGAGATCGCTTATATCAAAAGTTACGGAGTGACTTTAGGACTTACGATAGGTGGTATTGCCATAGGCATAACACTTGGATTTACCTTGGCGTTTATTAAATTTTTAAATATTAAAGTCTTAGATTTTATAATTGATGAATATATCGATATCTTACGTGGAACACCTGTAATACTTCAACTTTTAATATTTTCAGTTGTCATTTTTGCAACATGGAGTGATAATTTTTATGTAGCTCTCATCGCACTTGGACTAAATAGCTCTGCTTATGTGGCCGAGATCGTGCGAAGTGGCATAAACAGCGTGGATAAAGGACAAATGGAAGCGGCTCGTGCGATGGGCCTAAACTACTATGTTTCGATGCGCGAGATAGTTTTTCCACAAGCTACAAAAAATATCTTGCCAGCTCTTGCAAATGAGTTTATATCGTTATTTAAAGAGACATCAGTCGTGGGTTATATAAGTGTCGTTGATATTACGATGCAAAGTAAGAGCTTGCAAGCGGTCTTTTATAGTCCAGAGCCAGTCATTTTTACAGGCATTGTCTATTATGTGAGTGTTAAATTTTTTACACTTTTGACAAAACTACTTGAGAGGAGATTAAACCGCCATGATTGA
- the mnmC gene encoding bifunctional tRNA (5-methylaminomethyl-2-thiouridine)(34)-methyltransferase MnmD/FAD-dependent 5-carboxymethylaminomethyl-2-thiouridine(34) oxidoreductase MnmC, with amino-acid sequence MKNANLSFKGQIPFNEEFGDIYFNTDKPWLESEFVFASALDEIWQSKDSFIVAETGFGAGLNFFTLCKKFKNSSKKLHFVSIEKSPIKKEDILKIYENLGIFKAYAKKLVSLYPPLIEGIHRINFAPNITLDLCYGEAKEILPELDFSADIWFLDGFAPSKNDSIWSEEIFRQIARLSKVGTIARTYSCAKIVKDGLKSAGFLLSLKEGYARKRQMSSAVLEKTDENLKDAWFARCEPASSVKGKTALIIGAGVAGLATAGELAKNGFKVVIAEAKGEVATNGSGNHCGALMPLVTKPGVNLGRMHLNAFLQAVRFYKATLPESLIKFSGCIDYAFDDELIKRYASWQTQSVEDIFKFDENLKPYPGIFIKDGAYARPREICKFLSSNFEILFNHEYESREHLQNGKISVKFKNGKNLETDILIFCTGSKSSEIFKDYDMQISSVRGQVTHLKPVLKNVLPLSAKGYICPTIKGVQVIGATYARNEICDTPKVEDNTKNLSDVSEFFDIKKVTIIGAKVGYRSYSGDRFPIIGALHDEEFYKQNYKGLFWSKNKDNNPKASYEKNVFVNFAHGSRGLCTAILGANLIADLVLDRPLCIERSLFHELHPARFLIRKLKKGLKL; translated from the coding sequence ATGAAAAATGCAAATTTAAGCTTCAAGGGACAAATTCCATTTAACGAGGAGTTTGGCGATATATATTTCAATACCGACAAACCTTGGCTTGAGAGCGAATTTGTCTTTGCAAGCGCACTTGATGAAATTTGGCAGAGCAAAGATAGCTTTATAGTCGCTGAGACCGGCTTTGGTGCTGGGCTAAATTTCTTTACACTTTGTAAGAAATTTAAAAATAGTTCTAAAAAACTTCACTTTGTTAGCATCGAAAAAAGCCCTATTAAAAAAGAAGATATTTTAAAAATTTATGAAAATTTAGGCATTTTTAAAGCTTATGCTAAAAAGCTGGTCTCGCTCTATCCACCTCTTATTGAGGGCATACACCGTATAAATTTTGCCCCAAATATCACACTTGATCTTTGCTACGGCGAGGCTAAAGAAATTTTACCTGAGCTTGATTTTAGCGCTGACATCTGGTTTCTAGATGGCTTTGCTCCAAGTAAAAATGACTCGATCTGGAGCGAAGAAATTTTTAGGCAGATCGCAAGACTAAGCAAGGTTGGCACGATTGCTAGAACCTACTCGTGTGCAAAAATAGTAAAAGATGGGCTAAAGAGCGCTGGCTTTTTGCTAAGCCTAAAAGAGGGTTACGCTAGAAAACGCCAGATGAGTAGCGCCGTGCTAGAGAAAACGGATGAAAATTTAAAGGATGCTTGGTTTGCGAGATGCGAGCCAGCCTCTAGCGTAAAAGGCAAAACAGCGCTTATCATAGGAGCTGGCGTGGCTGGACTTGCAACAGCTGGCGAGCTAGCCAAAAATGGCTTTAAAGTGGTGATCGCCGAGGCAAAGGGTGAAGTGGCTACAAATGGCTCAGGCAATCACTGTGGTGCTTTGATGCCATTAGTTACGAAGCCTGGGGTAAATTTAGGCCGCATGCATTTAAACGCATTTTTGCAAGCAGTGAGATTTTACAAGGCGACTTTGCCAGAAAGCCTTATTAAATTTAGTGGCTGCATAGACTACGCATTTGATGATGAGCTTATTAAAAGATACGCCTCGTGGCAAACTCAAAGCGTAGAGGATATTTTTAAATTTGATGAGAACTTAAAGCCATATCCTGGGATATTTATAAAAGATGGTGCATACGCTAGGCCAAGAGAAATTTGTAAATTTCTCTCAAGCAACTTTGAAATTTTATTTAACCATGAGTACGAGAGCAGAGAGCACCTTCAAAATGGCAAGATCAGCGTTAAATTTAAAAATGGTAAAAATTTAGAGACCGATATTTTAATCTTTTGCACTGGCAGTAAGAGCAGTGAAATTTTTAAGGACTACGATATGCAAATAAGCAGTGTCCGAGGCCAAGTCACGCACCTAAAACCAGTGCTAAAAAATGTCCTGCCGCTAAGCGCAAAAGGCTACATCTGTCCAACCATAAAAGGCGTGCAAGTTATCGGTGCAACTTATGCCAGAAATGAAATTTGTGATACGCCTAAAGTTGAGGATAATACTAAAAATTTAAGCGATGTAAGCGAGTTTTTTGACATCAAAAAAGTAACAATTATCGGTGCAAAAGTAGGCTACCGAAGTTATAGTGGAGACAGGTTTCCGATAATTGGCGCCTTGCATGACGAAGAATTTTACAAGCAAAACTACAAAGGGCTATTTTGGAGCAAAAATAAAGATAACAATCCAAAAGCAAGCTACGAAAAAAATGTCTTTGTAAATTTTGCTCATGGCTCACGAGGTCTTTGTACAGCGATACTTGGAGCAAATTTGATAGCTGATCTTGTACTTGATCGCCCACTTTGTATAGAAAGATCACTATTTCACGAGCTTCATCCAGCTAGATTTTTGATAAGAAAACTAAAAAAGGGATTAAAACTTTAA
- the putP gene encoding sodium/proline symporter PutP encodes MSFGSYLAIAIYFGFLLFIGRYFYDKNASMNEYLLDNRRMGPVVTALSAGASDMSGWMLLGVPGALYATGIANVWMIIGLIIGAYCNYLFLAKRLRIYTEVASDSITIPDFLENRFKDRTKILRIISGLIILIFFTLYVSSGIIAGGKTFESFFGLKFAYGAVFTLVIVVFYTFFGGFKAVSITDAFQGLLMFCVLVSIPVVAYLNLDLPSDTNLIKEISKLDANHLNPFRDQTFWGILGLMAWGFGYFGQPHIIVRFMAIRDSKELAKARRIGIGWMSIGLLGAIMSGLIGFVYFSQRGGLSDPETVFLKLGELLFPPFFIGIIISAVLSAIMSTISSQLLVTSSSVTKDFIFAFYKKEISQNTQTAISRYAVVVVAIVATILAFISTDNVLNVVGNAWAGFGASFGPVLLFSLYWKRMSALGALAGMIAGGATVIFWITSGLNTYVYEILPGIIASCIAIISVSIWGDAINKMTSEPHEQVIKDEFEKMKTRL; translated from the coding sequence ATGAGCTTTGGGTCTTATTTAGCCATCGCCATCTATTTTGGCTTTTTGCTCTTTATCGGACGATATTTCTACGATAAAAATGCAAGTATGAACGAATATCTGCTAGATAACCGTCGAATGGGTCCAGTAGTTACTGCACTTAGTGCTGGTGCTTCTGATATGAGTGGTTGGATGCTACTTGGCGTGCCCGGAGCATTATACGCAACTGGCATAGCAAATGTGTGGATGATAATCGGTCTTATTATTGGAGCTTACTGCAACTATCTATTTTTAGCAAAGAGGCTTAGAATTTATACTGAGGTTGCGAGTGATAGCATCACAATACCAGACTTTTTAGAAAATCGCTTTAAAGATAGGACTAAAATTTTAAGAATCATCTCTGGTCTTATTATTTTGATCTTTTTCACACTTTATGTAAGTAGCGGCATCATCGCTGGTGGAAAGACATTTGAGAGCTTTTTTGGTTTAAAATTTGCCTATGGAGCGGTCTTTACACTTGTTATCGTGGTCTTTTACACATTTTTTGGTGGATTTAAAGCAGTTAGTATAACTGACGCATTTCAGGGGCTTTTAATGTTTTGTGTCCTAGTCTCGATCCCAGTCGTGGCATATCTAAATTTAGACTTGCCAAGCGATACAAATTTGATAAAGGAGATAAGCAAGCTTGATGCAAATCACCTAAATCCATTTAGAGATCAAACTTTTTGGGGAATTTTAGGACTTATGGCTTGGGGATTTGGCTATTTTGGTCAGCCACACATCATTGTTAGATTTATGGCGATACGTGATTCAAAAGAGCTTGCCAAAGCAAGAAGAATAGGCATTGGTTGGATGAGCATTGGGTTACTTGGTGCGATTATGAGCGGACTTATCGGCTTTGTCTACTTTAGTCAAAGAGGCGGACTTAGCGATCCTGAGACTGTATTTTTAAAGCTTGGCGAGTTACTTTTCCCACCATTTTTTATAGGTATTATCATCTCAGCTGTGCTTTCAGCGATCATGAGTACTATCTCAAGTCAGCTTTTAGTTACGTCTAGCTCAGTAACAAAGGACTTTATCTTTGCATTCTATAAAAAAGAGATTAGTCAAAATACACAAACAGCGATCAGTCGCTATGCTGTTGTAGTAGTGGCCATAGTTGCTACTATACTTGCCTTTATCTCGACAGACAATGTCCTAAACGTAGTTGGCAACGCTTGGGCTGGATTTGGTGCGAGCTTTGGACCAGTGCTACTTTTTAGCCTCTACTGGAAGCGCATGAGTGCACTTGGAGCACTCGCTGGCATGATAGCTGGAGGTGCGACAGTAATATTTTGGATCACTTCAGGGCTAAACACTTACGTTTATGAAATTTTACCTGGCATCATAGCTTCTTGTATAGCAATCATTAGCGTAAGTATCTGGGGCGATGCGATAAATAAAATGACGAGCGAACCTCACGAGCAAGTCATAAAAGATGAATTTGAAAAGATGAAAACAAGGCTTTAA
- a CDS encoding N-acetylmuramoyl-L-alanine amidase family protein, which translates to MKRAIILFFIVCNFLFAATNSEIFAKFDKNFASSSRSAKIKFHNDIKDIYVDAIIKNDKNIKKQALTRLITSSKSLGFDSSGYIKDLNALNGVKSASTPSIATLTLLSATKVNDTLVLKFNTKIDTAKLKTSFLKQQNTYKNIMDIDGRLNGNSLTYKNFISDYIHISQYDKNTVRVIFSDKAQKTIKANATGDLLVISAQNFISNENVKAPLHKTKNKNEEVPHKEPEPNLKPQPAQSEPVAAPLPPVATGKFSRNKTIVIDPGHGGTDPGAVNGKLQEKTAVLGVAKKLGDILKARGYKVYFTRSTDVFINLRTRTKFANDKMADLFVSIHANAAPNATKAKSMHGIETFFLSPARSERSKNAAALENKSDIEEMNYFSQQTFLNVLNREKIIASNKFGIDIQKEILASARKVYAASDGSVREAPFWVLVGALMPAVLVEIGYITHPVEGEKLFNDAYQNALANGIANGIDGYFAKNR; encoded by the coding sequence ATGAAACGAGCGATAATCCTCTTTTTTATTGTTTGTAATTTTCTTTTTGCTGCGACAAATTCAGAGATATTTGCAAAATTTGATAAAAATTTTGCCAGCTCAAGCAGAAGTGCAAAGATTAAATTTCACAACGATATAAAAGACATCTATGTCGACGCGATTATAAAAAACGATAAAAATATAAAAAAACAAGCACTCACAAGACTCATAACCAGCTCGAAATCGCTTGGTTTTGATTCAAGTGGGTATATAAAAGATCTAAATGCACTAAATGGCGTAAAGAGCGCTAGCACGCCTAGCATCGCTACTTTGACGCTGCTTAGTGCAACCAAGGTAAATGACACTTTAGTGCTTAAGTTTAATACAAAAATCGATACCGCAAAACTAAAAACATCCTTTTTGAAGCAGCAAAATACATATAAAAACATTATGGATATTGATGGTAGATTAAATGGCAATTCGCTAACTTATAAAAATTTCATATCTGATTACATTCACATCTCGCAGTATGATAAAAATACTGTTAGAGTTATTTTTTCTGATAAGGCCCAAAAGACTATAAAAGCAAATGCAACAGGTGATCTGCTTGTAATCAGCGCTCAAAATTTTATCTCAAACGAAAATGTAAAAGCACCACTTCATAAAACTAAAAACAAAAATGAAGAAGTGCCACACAAAGAGCCTGAGCCAAATTTAAAGCCTCAGCCTGCACAAAGTGAGCCAGTGGCAGCACCTTTGCCACCAGTTGCGACTGGTAAATTTTCACGCAACAAAACGATCGTCATCGATCCGGGTCATGGCGGCACTGATCCAGGTGCAGTAAATGGCAAGCTTCAGGAAAAAACAGCAGTTTTAGGTGTAGCCAAAAAGCTTGGCGATATACTAAAAGCGCGTGGCTATAAGGTCTATTTTACTAGATCAACCGATGTCTTTATAAATTTAAGAACAAGAACAAAATTTGCAAATGATAAGATGGCCGATCTATTTGTTTCCATTCACGCAAATGCTGCTCCAAATGCCACAAAGGCAAAGAGCATGCACGGCATTGAGACATTTTTCTTATCGCCTGCAAGAAGTGAACGTAGTAAAAACGCGGCTGCGCTTGAGAACAAATCAGATATCGAAGAGATGAACTACTTTTCGCAGCAGACATTTCTAAACGTACTAAACCGCGAGAAGATTATCGCGTCAAATAAGTTTGGCATTGATATCCAAAAAGAAATTTTAGCAAGTGCTAGAAAGGTCTATGCTGCAAGTGATGGCAGTGTGAGAGAGGCGCCGTTTTGGGTACTTGTTGGTGCTCTTATGCCAGCAGTTCTTGTTGAGATCGGCTATATCACGCATCCAGTCGAGGGTGAAAAGCTCTTTAATGATGCCTATCAAAACGCTCTTGCAAATGGTATTGCAAACGGCATTGACGGATATTTTGCAAAAAATAGATGA
- a CDS encoding methyl-accepting chemotaxis protein, giving the protein MNNLGIKFKIMAIVVVSLIGFGIMGAYMLNGIMETRAKAEYSEKIVDTIINQNAFIHEMQKERGFSSGVLAGGDNTKLIAQRKNVDATLEKLDEKNEITPELNSIRSGVDQKSGDNLIGRITKILRKEVVTINSYSDKLEPSLVDDLKRIIIVGEIKESFGILRATLNGVFTKKSISKEDYNKVVALNSVINKFMQDFDEYNPKEFSDEFDAIARKKADFVDAMNIIKNVVATEDVSYDAASWFSKISVTIDAMRELELKLLDNMQKDARRIKGDANTELIISSIVIAICILLMLLVSTLIGKNLISGIDQTKNGLVRFFDFLNYKSNKAEFLDRSGSDEIGQMSALINENIKQIEANLSEQNNFIKEANTFVNQIGKGNYVAQLNADTSNPALSQLKQTFKDLQIALKNAIAANGDDVLNLLESFKKQDFTKRLEDDGKMAVGINALGEEIAKMLRANLDQAHVLEEKAESLSQSMKELTQGANVQASSLQESAAAVEQMSSSMNAISQKTSDVIRQSDEIKNIITIIRDIADQTNLLALNAAIEAARAGEHGRGFAVVADEVRKLAERTQKSLTEIEANTNVLAQSINEMSESIKEQSEGINMINQSVAQIDTLTKENVVIVNKANEVTSDVDDMAKAIVNEVRKSKF; this is encoded by the coding sequence ATGAATAATCTAGGTATTAAATTTAAGATTATGGCGATAGTTGTCGTTAGTCTTATTGGATTTGGCATAATGGGTGCATACATGCTAAATGGCATCATGGAAACTCGTGCAAAAGCTGAGTACAGTGAGAAGATAGTAGATACGATAATAAATCAAAACGCTTTTATCCACGAGATGCAAAAAGAGCGCGGATTTAGCTCAGGCGTACTAGCTGGAGGAGACAATACAAAGCTTATAGCTCAACGAAAAAATGTAGATGCAACACTTGAAAAGCTTGACGAAAAAAATGAAATAACTCCAGAATTAAATAGTATTCGCTCAGGCGTAGATCAAAAGAGCGGTGATAATCTAATCGGACGCATAACAAAAATACTAAGAAAAGAGGTTGTTACTATAAATAGCTATAGTGATAAGCTCGAGCCTAGCTTGGTAGATGATCTAAAGCGTATCATTATTGTCGGTGAGATAAAAGAGTCTTTTGGTATTTTACGTGCTACTCTAAATGGTGTTTTTACTAAAAAGAGCATAAGTAAAGAGGACTATAACAAGGTAGTTGCACTAAATAGCGTTATAAATAAATTTATGCAGGATTTTGACGAATACAATCCAAAAGAATTTAGCGATGAATTTGACGCTATCGCTAGAAAAAAGGCTGATTTTGTAGATGCTATGAATATTATTAAAAATGTAGTTGCCACTGAAGATGTATCTTATGATGCAGCGAGTTGGTTTTCAAAGATAAGTGTTACGATAGATGCAATGAGAGAGCTTGAACTTAAACTACTTGATAATATGCAAAAAGATGCAAGACGTATTAAGGGTGATGCAAATACCGAACTTATTATAAGTTCTATTGTGATTGCGATTTGTATTTTGCTTATGTTGCTAGTATCTACATTAATAGGTAAAAACCTGATCTCTGGTATAGATCAGACTAAAAATGGCTTAGTTAGATTTTTTGACTTCTTAAATTATAAATCTAATAAGGCTGAATTTTTAGATCGTAGCGGTAGCGACGAGATCGGACAGATGAGTGCGCTGATAAATGAGAATATCAAACAAATCGAGGCAAATTTATCTGAACAAAATAATTTCATCAAAGAGGCTAATACATTTGTAAATCAAATCGGTAAAGGCAACTACGTAGCTCAACTCAATGCAGACACTTCAAATCCTGCACTTAGCCAGCTAAAACAAACTTTCAAAGACTTACAAATCGCACTTAAAAATGCTATCGCAGCAAATGGCGATGACGTGTTAAATCTACTAGAAAGCTTTAAAAAACAAGACTTTACTAAAAGGCTTGAAGATGATGGCAAAATGGCGGTTGGTATAAATGCTCTTGGTGAAGAGATAGCCAAGATGTTAAGGGCAAATTTAGATCAAGCCCATGTGCTAGAAGAAAAGGCTGAGTCTTTAAGTCAGTCAATGAAAGAACTAACTCAAGGCGCAAATGTACAAGCAAGCTCACTTCAAGAGTCTGCTGCCGCAGTAGAGCAAATGTCAAGCTCAATGAATGCAATATCTCAAAAAACATCTGATGTTATTAGACAAAGTGATGAGATTAAAAACATCATAACTATTATTAGAGATATAGCTGATCAAACAAATTTACTAGCTCTTAATGCTGCAATCGAGGCAGCACGTGCAGGAGAACATGGTAGAGGCTTTGCGGTTGTTGCAGATGAGGTTAGAAAACTAGCTGAAAGAACTCAAAAATCTCTAACAGAGATCGAAGCAAATACAAACGTACTAGCTCAATCAATCAATGAAATGAGTGAATCTATAAAAGAGCAAAGTGAAGGAATCAATATGATAAATCAATCAGTTGCTCAAATAGACACACTTACAAAAGAAAATGTAGTAATTGTCAATAAAGCAAATGAAGTAACATCTGATGTTGATGACATGGCTAAGGCGATAGTAAACGAAGTTAGAAAAAGTAAATTTTAA
- a CDS encoding transporter substrate-binding domain-containing protein, whose translation MSKILKFLMASLVLFLLGCGDDANKKNAVNNAEEASKNVVYKVGSSADYPPFEYLDENNKIVGFEIDLLDEITKKTGIKFDVANMSFDGLISALKTGKIDIAISGMSATDERRKSVDFTKPYYFSENLFIRKKGSDVNKDNLKDKKISAQVGTLQEEAAKSITTKSIPAENVAAAIMSLNAGKIDVVLTDSPIGVEYLKQNPDLEEFLRVPDGTEGFAMAFDKGKHTELIKKIDAAIDELQKSGEFDKMLDKYGLKK comes from the coding sequence ATGAGTAAAATTTTAAAATTTTTGATGGCAAGCTTGGTTTTATTTTTACTAGGTTGTGGCGATGACGCTAACAAAAAAAATGCAGTAAATAATGCCGAAGAAGCTAGTAAAAATGTAGTTTATAAAGTTGGCTCTAGTGCTGATTATCCACCTTTTGAATATCTTGATGAAAACAATAAAATTGTTGGCTTTGAGATAGATTTATTAGACGAGATCACCAAAAAAACTGGGATAAAATTTGATGTTGCAAATATGAGCTTTGATGGACTGATATCAGCATTAAAAACCGGTAAAATCGATATTGCTATAAGCGGAATGAGTGCAACTGATGAGAGAAGAAAATCGGTTGATTTCACCAAGCCATATTATTTTTCAGAAAATTTATTTATCCGCAAAAAAGGCTCAGATGTAAATAAAGACAACCTTAAAGATAAGAAAATTTCAGCTCAAGTTGGAACATTGCAAGAAGAAGCAGCCAAAAGCATAACCACTAAATCGATACCTGCTGAAAATGTAGCAGCTGCTATCATGTCACTAAACGCTGGTAAAATCGATGTTGTACTAACTGATAGTCCGATAGGGGTTGAATATTTAAAACAAAATCCAGATTTAGAAGAATTTTTAAGAGTTCCTGATGGCACGGAAGGATTTGCAATGGCGTTTGATAAAGGCAAACACACTGAGCTTATCAAAAAGATAGACGCAGCGATCGATGAGCTACAAAAATCTGGCGAATTTGACAAAATGCTAGATAAATATGGATTAAAGAAATAA
- a CDS encoding nitronate monooxygenase codes for MELKPLKIGKYEIKYPIFQGGMGLGISWDKLAGNVSLEGGLGIISSVGTGYYENRKFINKELNAKPFGSENFYSTRGLRAIIENARKICGDLPLGVNIMYAANDYARVVKDACEAGINIIVSGAGLPTNLPEFTQNFKEVALVPIISSAKALKIICKRWLQRYDRLPDAVVLEGPLSGGHQGFTYEQCLDPEFSLFNLIPQVKAEIKEWGDFPLIAAGGIWDKNDIEKAISLGADGVQMGTRFIGTHECDADIGFKEVILAAEEKDIELIKSPVGYPARGIRTNLINLVEKRMGPKIQCISNCVSPCQRGKGAKEVGYCIADRLFDSFSGKKETGLFFTGANGYKLKELISVKELMHKLVHGE; via the coding sequence ATGGAGTTAAAGCCATTAAAAATAGGAAAATATGAGATAAAGTATCCGATATTTCAAGGCGGTATGGGACTTGGTATCAGCTGGGACAAACTAGCTGGCAACGTCAGCCTTGAAGGCGGTCTTGGAATAATCAGCTCAGTTGGCACAGGATATTATGAAAATCGTAAATTTATAAACAAAGAGCTAAATGCAAAGCCATTTGGAAGTGAAAATTTCTACTCAACAAGAGGTCTTAGAGCAATTATTGAGAATGCACGAAAAATTTGTGGAGATTTGCCACTTGGCGTAAATATAATGTATGCTGCAAACGACTATGCAAGAGTTGTAAAAGATGCTTGTGAAGCCGGTATAAATATCATCGTGTCAGGTGCTGGACTACCTACAAATTTGCCAGAATTTACACAAAATTTTAAAGAAGTCGCGCTAGTTCCTATTATCTCAAGTGCAAAAGCACTAAAGATCATCTGCAAACGTTGGCTACAAAGATATGATCGCTTGCCAGATGCAGTTGTGCTTGAAGGACCACTAAGCGGCGGACACCAGGGCTTTACATACGAGCAGTGCCTTGATCCTGAGTTTTCACTATTTAATCTAATCCCACAAGTAAAGGCCGAGATAAAAGAGTGGGGCGACTTTCCGCTCATCGCAGCTGGTGGAATTTGGGATAAAAATGATATAGAAAAGGCAATATCGCTAGGAGCAGACGGCGTTCAAATGGGTACACGCTTCATCGGAACTCATGAGTGCGACGCGGATATTGGCTTTAAAGAGGTGATACTAGCAGCCGAGGAAAAGGACATAGAGCTTATAAAAAGTCCAGTTGGCTATCCGGCTCGTGGGATTAGAACAAATTTGATAAATTTGGTAGAAAAAAGGATGGGACCAAAGATCCAGTGTATAAGCAACTGCGTGAGCCCTTGTCAAAGGGGCAAAGGGGCTAAAGAGGTTGGATATTGCATCGCTGATAGGCTGTTTGACTCATTTAGTGGCAAAAAAGAGACAGGGTTATTTTTCACTGGAGCAAACGGGTATAAACTAAAAGAGCTAATAAGTGTAAAAGAGTTAATGCACAAGCTGGTACATGGTGAATGA